A section of the Tachysurus fulvidraco isolate hzauxx_2018 chromosome 7, HZAU_PFXX_2.0, whole genome shotgun sequence genome encodes:
- the il11b gene encoding uncharacterized protein il11b — protein sequence MKLPGSTSCLLFLLLLVEIPVLTVSRPTLMKRHKDGLTKLFQQIYLLRSAAHEAVHHLDTSLPFEHNFTSLPALNLRAKDLAKLKANSTLSQLHSGLHSFKLHYDWLLYWHNQSGLVSDRIQKISYAIHSITVFAQSLTDSPAQNTSLSLPPLTSAWDLNSSSAVIHKRLLNFCSWYLRALLVLISHANR from the exons TACCAGGGTCAACCTCCtgcttgttatttttattgctaTTGGTGGAAATTCCTGTCCTGACAGTGTCTCGTCCAACTCTTATGAAACGTCACAAGGATGGTTTGACAAAGCTGTTTCAGCAGATCTATTTGTTGAGAAGTGCAGCACATGAAGCTGTG CATCATCTTGACACCAGTTTACCCTTCGAGCACAACTTTACATCTCTGCCTGCTTTAAACTTAAGGGCAAAAGACCTAGCAAAACTGAAG GCAAACAGCACCCTTTCACAGCTTCATTCAGGCCTCCACTCTTTCAAGCTTCACTATGACTGGCTGCTGTACTGGCACAACCAGTCGGGTTTGGTGTCAGATAGAATCCAGAAAATTTCATATGCAATCCATTCTATCACCGTTTTCGCACAAAGTCTG acagATTCTCCTGCACAAAATACATCTCTCTCTTTGCCTCCTCTTACATCTGCCTGGGATTTAAACAGTTCATCTGCAGTAATTCATAAGAGACTACTGAATTTCTGCAGCTGGTATCTTAGAGCTCTCCTGGTCCTCATTTCCCATGCTAACAGATGA